Below is a genomic region from Acyrthosiphon pisum isolate AL4f unplaced genomic scaffold, pea_aphid_22Mar2018_4r6ur Scaffold_6702;HRSCAF=7270, whole genome shotgun sequence.
TAAATTAGATTATGGTTACTTTTTTTGGAACGCCACGATCGGATCGGCCAACAAATCACTGGTGTCAATGGTTCGACCCTTCTCGATGACGTCCGGGTGTTTCCGGCACAGTAGCCAACCAACGTGCGAGAAAAACATCCCTCTATTCGAGTTGTGCGGATCGGCATTCGTATCTGTGTACTTGTGGTGTAGCCTATGATCGCGGGCCCATTCGTAAACCGAATTCTGTAAGACGCATGATGATCAGTTAAGCCCGGTGTAACAGGCGAATCATACCCCCGGATATTCATACCCCCCGGTACAAAATTCCTAGGATATTTATACCCCCCAAAATTATATACCGGGGGTACAAATATCCTAGGATAATAATACCTCCATGGGGGTATGAAAAACCTAGAATATTTATACCCCCGGTATGATAATCCTAGGATATTTATACCTCCCGAAATTTCATACCGGGGGTATGAATATCCTAGGAATTATATACCCCCGGTATGATAATCCTAGGCGTTCTATACCTCCCAAAATCTCATAGCGGGGGGTATgaatatcctaggatatttatACCTCACAAAGTTTCATACCGGGGGGTACGAATATCCTAGGCGTTCTATACCTCCCAAAACCTCATATTGGGGGTACAAATATCCTAGGAATTATATACACCCGAGTTTAATATTCCTAGGATATCTATACCTCCCAAAATTTCTTTCCGAGGAGTATGAATATCCTAGGCGTTTTATACCTCCCAAAATCTCATACCGAGGAGTACgaatatcctaggatatttatACCTCCCAAAGTTTCATACCGGGAGGTACGAATATCCTAGGCGTTCTATACCTCCCAAAACCTCATATTGGGGGGTACAAATATCCTAGGAATTATATACACCCGGTATAATATTCCTAGGATATCTATACCTCCCAAAATATCTTTCCGGGGGGTATGAATGTCCTAGGCGTTTTATACCTCCCAAAATCTCATACCGGGGGGTATGAATATCCTAGGCGTTTTATACCTCCCAAAATCTCATACCGGGGGGTACGAATACCCTAGGATATTTATACCTCCCAAAGTTTCATACCGGGGGGTACGAATATCCTAGGCGTTCTATACCTCCCAAAACTTCATATTGGGGGGTACAAATATCCTAGGAATTATATACACCCGGTATAATATTCCTAGGGCGTATACTGTATTATAGTcgtagtattatagtacctatatagacggGTATGTTGGAATAATggaattttgtcatttttgcaGTAGGTACTCATGTGATCGTAATGTATGATCTACGTGTAATAggagtatttactatttaccgtTATATTCCTCGGATAGAAGCACTAATACTcggacaatattatactattgccCTGTATAGCATAGACTATTATAGTTAGTCACGAGTAGGTATAATGCTGAGACTTGATGAAAaggtaatattttgatttatacgaGCACATGGAAAATATAACGATAATGAAATTCCGAGgcttaaaactaaaaagaacCACGGTTTATTGGTCTCGACCTTTGACCTTTAGTATCCACCCAGAGAAATTATGGGTAGAATACGATTGCGTACGCTGCTTATCGGCGGTAcctttttcaaccttttttcaTAACACGATTGCGTACGTTATTTTTGTGCAACGTTGTCATGCTAGCCGAATGTCACACATAGACGAAACTGGAAATAGGGTAGGACAATGGGCAATTTCATAGCGCCCATCCACCAACACATGtggttatatcaataataacagAAATCCAAGTCGAAACGAtgacaaaaatatgttcaatttcaaaag
It encodes:
- the LOC107885684 gene encoding stearoyl-CoA desaturase 5-like; translated protein: MESSCVLQNSVYEWARDHRLHHKYTDTNADPHNSNRGMFFSHVGWLLCRKHPDVIEKGRTIDTSDLLADPIVAFQKKF